The following nucleotide sequence is from Oncorhynchus kisutch isolate 150728-3 unplaced genomic scaffold, Okis_V2 scaffold3237, whole genome shotgun sequence.
ATTAAATAGTAGTTAGTTAATAGTTGTAGTATAATGATGCATTGATTAAATAGTAGTTAGTTAATAGTTGTAGTATAATGATGCATTGATTAGTTTAGTTAATAGCTGTAGTATAATGATATATTGATTAAATAGTAGTTAGTTAATAGTTGTAGTATAATGATGCATTGATTAGTTTAGTTAATAGTTGTAGTATAATGATGTATTGATTAGTTTAGTTAATAGTTGTAGTATAATGATGTATTGATTAGATAGTAGTTGTAGTATAATGATGTATTGATTAGTTAATAGTTGTAGTATAATGATGAATTGATTAGTTAGTAGTTGTAGTATAATGATGTATTGATGAGTTAATAGTTGTAGTATAATGATGTATTGATTAAATAGTAGTTAGTTAATAGTTGTAGTATAATGATGAATTGATTAGTTAGTAGTTGTAGTATAATGATGTATTGATGAGTTAATAGTTGTAGTATAATGATGTATTGATTAAATAGTAGTTAGTTAATAGTTGTAGTATAATGATGAATTGATTAGTTAGTAGTTGTGGTATAATGATGTATTGATTAGATAGTAGGTAGTTAATAGTTGTAGTATAATGATGTATTGATTACTGTTATCTGATTCATCAGTGTGTGGAAGAGATCCTCAGCTACCTGAAACTCTGCTTCTCCAGAGAACCTCTGATGGCCACGGTCTGTGTTCAACAGGTctgtactgtgtatgtgtgtgtgtgtggtggtcagtGTAATGACTACTGTACTGGTCAGTGTACTGTAGTCTCTAAGACTCACCACAGAGTGAGGCTGGTACCTGCCGACAGGGACTGAGAGATATCGGTCTCCCTGTGCGATGGTTCTATACAAAACACTAACGTTCAGaagagactttgtgtgtgtgtgtgagagaggtctgtgtgtgtgtgtgagagagagagagaggtcagtgtgtgtgagagaggtcagtgtgtgtgagagagaggtcagtgtgtgtgtgtgtgagagagagagagaggtcagtgtgtatgtgtgtgagaggtcagtgtgtgtgtgtgagaggtcagtgtgtgtgagagagagagagagagaggtcagtgtttgtgtgagagagagagagagagaggtcagtgtgtgtgtgaaagagagagagagagagaggtttgtgtgagagagagagagagagaggtcagtgtgtttgtgtgtgagagagagagagagtgagaggtcagtgtgtttgtgtgtgagagagagcgagagtgagaggtctgtgtgtttgtgtgagagtgagaggtcagtgtgtttgtgtgagagagagagtgagaggtcagtgtgtttgtgtgagagagtgagaggtcagtgagagagtgagaggtcagtgtgtgagagagtgagaggtcagtgagagagtgagaggtcagtgtgtttgtgtgtgagagagagagagagaggtcagtgtgtttgtgtgtgagagagagagagatgtcagtgtgtttgtgtgagagagagagagagaggtcagtgtgtttgtgtgagagagagagagagagagagtgagaggtcagtgtgtgtgtgagagagagattgagaggtcagtgtgtttgtgtgtgagagagagagagagagagaggtcagtgtgtttgtgtgagagagagagaggtcagtgagagagtgagaggtcagtgtgtgtgtgtgagagagagagtgagaggtcagtgtgtttgtgtgagagagagagagagagagagtgagaggtcagtgtgagagagagtgagagagaggtcagtgtgagagagagagtgagaggtcagtgtgtgagagagagagagaggtcagtgtgtttgtgtgtgagagagagagtgagaggtcagtgtgtgagagagagagtgagaggtcagtGTGTGCTTTGAGGGATAAGACGGTAGTCTGGTGTGTGTGATTTTAATATCCTGTCTCCTTCGGGTTGAACAATGTTAACATTCCCAGAATGTCCTGATTTACTCCTTCCAATATCTGGGAATCTACAAATCGTGTTTCTGGAAAACCCAGGGAACGTTAAGGTAACATTtcaaccctgtcctctctcccgcCAGTTATTGAAGACGTTGTTTGGTACCAACCTAGCCTCCCAGTACGAGGGGGCCCAGGGCGGTCCTAGTCGATCCCAGGGGAAGGCTCTCCGTCTGGGCTCGTCCAGCCTGAGACCTGGTCTCTATCACTACTGTTTCATGGCCCCCTACACACACTTCACCCAGGCCCTGGCCGACGCCAGCCTCAGGAACATGGTGCAGGCTGAGCAGGAGCAGGACGCGTCAGggtgggtacacacacaccagggttatatatacacacacttcaCCCAGGCCCTGGCCGACGCCAGCCTCAGGAACATGGTGCAGGCTGAGCAGGAGCAGGACGCGTCAGggtgggtacacacacaccagggttatatatacacacacttcaCCCAGGCCCTGGCCGACGCCAGCCTCAGGAACATGGTGCAGGCTGAGCAGGAGCAGGACGCGTCAgggtgggtacacacacacacacaccagggttatatatacacacacttcaCCCAGGCCCTGGCCGACGCCAGCCTCAGGAACATGGTGCAGGCTGAGCAGGAGCAGGACGCGTCAgggtgggcacacacacacacacacacacacacacacacacacaccagggttatatatacacacacacacacacacacacacaccagggttatatacacacacacacacacacacacaccagggttatatacacacacacacacactcacatctctCCCCTCCTTGTATCTGTCCCCATCAGGTGGTTTGATGTAATGCAGAAGGTGTCCAACCAGCTGAGATCCAGTATCACCAACGTGAccaaacagagaggagacaaggtacacacatacacacacacacacacggtacagcTCTAATACATGACTCATATTACAAGGTGAAGCATATGGTTGACGTGTCATTGTGACTCTGAGtggttagataactcatggtgactcttgagtggttagataactcatggtgactCTGAGCGGTTAGATGACTCATGGTGACTCTGAGtggttagataactcatggtgactctgagcggttagataactcatggtgactgagcggttagataactcatggtgactaagtggttagataactcatggtgactctgagtggttagataactcatggtgactctgagcggttagataactcatggtgactgagtggttagataactcatggtgactctgagtggttagataactcatggtgactctgagcggttagataactcatggtgactgagcggttagataactcatggtgactgagtggttagataactcatggtgactctgagcggttagataactcatggtgactctgagcggttagataactcatggtgactctgagcggttagataactcatggtgactctgagcggttagataactcatggtgactctgagcggttagataactcatggtgactctgagcggtaagataactcatggtgactctgagcggttagataactcatggtgactgagtggttagataactcatggtgactctgagcggttagataactcatggtgactctgagcggttagataactcatggtgactctgagcggttagataactcatggtgactctgagcggttagataactcatggtgactgtgtggttagataactcatggtgactctgagcggttagataactcatggtgactCTGAGCGGTTAGATAACTCATGGGAACTGAGtggttagataactcatggtAACTGAGtggttagataactcatggtgactctgagcggttagataactcatggtgactctgagtggttagataactcatggtgactctgagtggttagataactcatggtAACTGAGtggttagataactcatggtgactcagagcggttagataactcatggtgactatgagtggttagataactcatggtAACTGAGtggttagataactcatggtgactctgagtggttagataactcatggtgactctgagcggttagataactcatggtgactgagtggttagataactcatggtgactCTGAGCGGTTAGATGACTCTGAGtggttagataactcatggtgactctgagcggttagataactcatggtAACTGAGtggttagataactcatggtAACTGAGtggttagataactcatggtAACTGAGtggttagataactcatggtgactctgagcggttagataactcatggtgactCTGAGCGGTTAGATGACTCATGGTAACTGAGtggttagataactcatggtgactCTGAGTGGGTAGATGACTCATGGTGACTCTACGAATacattcattgattgattgatagttttGCAGAATGTGATCTACAGCCGTCTGGTTGTcaatttaaatggactgattgattgactgacttaaTTAATATATTGATTGTCTTCCAGAATGCGATCCACAACCACATTCGTCTGTTTGTgaatttaaatggactgattgattgactgacttaaTTAATATATTGATTGTCTTCCAGAATGCGATCCACAACCACATCCGTCTGTTTGAACCTCTGGTGATCAAGGCTCTGAAACTGTACACCACCTCCA
It contains:
- the LOC109877463 gene encoding huntingtin-like, which gives rise to MATLHDIGKCVEEILSYLKLCFSREPLMATVCVQQLLKTLFGTNLASQYEGAQGGPSRSQGKALRLGSSSLRPGLYHYCFMAPYTHFTQALADASLRNMVQAEQEQDASGWVHTHQGYIYTHFTQALADASLRNMVQAEQEQDASGWFDVMQKVSNQLRSSITNVTKQRGDKNAIHNHIRLFEPLVIKALKLYTTSTSVALQRQVLDLLAQLVQLRVNYCLLDSDQVFIGFVLKQFEYIEVGQFRDSEAIVPNIFFFLVLLSYERYTPNRSSASKDHSTV